The nucleotide sequence TCGTCAAGCAGAGAGATAAAGGCTTTAGCATTCGGATCCGATTTACTCATTTTCTTTGCTGGATCCTGCAGCGACATAACCCGAGCACCCGATTTAGGGATGCGAACTTCAGGAATCGTAAAGATATCATTGTATTTACGGTTAAATCTTTCTGCAAGATCTCTGGTCAGCTCTAAATGCTGCTTCTGATCTTCTCCGACAGGCACCAAATCAGCTCCGTATAGCAAAATGTCAGCAGCCATGAGCGGCGGGTAAGTCAAAAGACCCGCGGAAACCGCTTCTTTGCCAGCTGACTTGTCTTTAAATTGCGTCATTCGCTCTAATTCACCGATATAGGCGACGCATTGAAGCATCCAGCCAGCTTGAGCATGAGCTGGGACTTCTGATTGAATGAATAAAGTAGCTTTTTTAGGATCGATTCCAACAGCTATGTATAAAGCAGCCAGACTGCGAATATTTTGACGCAGCTTTAGACGGTCTTGGGGAACCGTAATGGCATGCTGATCAACGATACAGAAGTAACAATTGTAATCGTCCTGCAGTTCAGTAAATTGTTTGAGAGCACCAATATAGTTGCCAAGAGTAATTGTACCGCTCGGCTGGATGCCGGAAAAAATTGTTTTCATCACATAATCCCTCACTTCTTGTTGACAAAATTATAAACAAATACTCTGCAACTTTCAAGATGAGGAGATGAGCGCAAGTACAAAAGTCACAAGCACAATCCAGCCTCCACCAGTTAAAAGTGGGTAAGTCCATTGGTAACTTCTCTTTTTTGAATGCTCTTCATACAGTGAATTCGTATGATCAAGATCGTCGAACTCAGCAATATATTTTCCTTCTTTTGTAGATTTACGAAACAGCTTAAAGCTATGGCCTATGCTATTAAAAAAGCCGCCTTCCAAAACAAACAGAAAGGCACCTGCTGTTACACTGAAAAGGGAAGATAAAAAAGCAAAATCTAAAAAGCTGCGAAAAAATACAGAAGAAAACAACGCGTATACAACGGAAAGAATAATAATACAAGTGCTGATAATAAGAAATCTTTGGAAAAATTTCATTTGTTGATCCTCCATGAATAATAGGAGTATAGCAAAATAAAGGATCATACTCCAGTTTTTCCTATTAAATATTCTTTGGAAATGATTAAATTACGAGAAGTAAATTATATCAAAAGAGCTTCGTTTAAATAATTATTCTGAATATTTAGTAAATGTAAGCGCTTTATTCAACTGAATTATTATTCATTTTAACCAAAAATAAGTCTTAAGTCTTAATTTATAAGGATAGAAGGCTTGATTACGAAAATATGTCTGTATTGTTAAAAAAAAATAAAATAATTATTGCAAAAAAACTAATAAAGATTATAATTAGTAAATAAATCTTCTGAATAATCAGGAAGAAATGGTAGACAAGGGGGATGAAGATGAAAAAGAAAAGTTATGCAATCTTTCTCGTTCTTTTGCTGGCAATGAGCACGTTCTTAGCTGCTTGCGGCGGAGGCGGCAATGACAGCAAGGAGAAAGGTGGAAGCGGAGGGGAAGGCTCCGATAAGAGTGACAACGTTTTAAACTTAACAGAAACACAAGATATTCCTTCTATGGATTCTGCTTTAGCAACTGATACTGTTTCATTCACTACATTAAACAGCACAATGGAAGGTTTATACCGTTTGGGCAAGGATGATGAAGCGGTAGATGGAGTAGCTGACGGAGAGCCGCAAGTGAGTGAAGACGGCAAAACGTGGACATTCAAGCTCCGTGATGCTAAATGGTCTAATGGAGAGCCAGTAACTGCAAACGATTTCGTATTTGCTTGGAGAAAGGCTTTAGATCCTAATACTGCTGCTGAGTATGCGTACATTATGTATGATATTAAAAATGCTCAAGCAGTTAACGAAGGGAAAATGAAGCCTGAAGAATTAGGCGTTAAAGCAGTAAATGATAAAACATTAGAAGTACAATTGCAAAATCCGGTCCCATATTTTAAAGAATTGCTAACTTTTGGTACATTCTTGCCGCAAAATGAAAAGTATGTAAAAGAGCAAGGCGATAAATATGGCTTAGAAGCTGACACTACTTTGTACAATGGTCCATTTATTTTAGATCAGTGGAAGCATGAAGATAAATTTGTATTAAAGAAAAATCCTAACTATTGGGATGCTGATACCGTTAAGCTGAACCAAATCAATACAAAAATTGTTAAAGATACACAAACAGATGTCAACCTTTTTGAAAGCGGCGATGCTGATTTAATCAAGCTTTCTTCTGAGTTTGTAGACAAGTATAGAGAAAATGAAGGCTTCTTCACTGTTAAGGAATCTTCTGTTTTCTTCATCCGCATGAACCAAACAAAGAGTGAATGGTTGAAAAATGTAGATGCACGTAAAGCGATTGCTATGGGGTTTGATAAAAAAGGAATCACAGATGTACTATTGAACAACGGATCTGTTGTGGCAGACTTTTTCGTTCCTGAAGAATTTGCTAAAGGTCCAGACGGAAAAGACTTCCGCGAATCAGCCGGTAAATACTTAAAGACAAATACTAAAGAAGCGAAAAAGCATTGGGAAGCAGCAAAGAAAGCAATTGGACAAGATACGGTTACATTGGAATTGCTAAATTACGATGATGACTTATCTAAAAAAGTCGGCGAGTATATTAAAGAAGAGCTCGAAAAAAATCTTGATGGCTTGACTGTAAATCTTAAACAACAGCCATTTAAACAAAAACTTGATCTTGAAACTAAAATGGATTATCAAATGTCTCTTGGCGGTTGGGGAGCAGATTATCTAGATCCGATGACATACTTAGACATGTATGTAACTGGCGGAGCCCACAACCAACAAGGTTTCTCCAATAAAGAATATGACAAGTTAATCCAGGAAGGCAAAACTACTTTGCTTCTTGAGCCAGAAAAACGTTGGGAAGCTTTAATCAAGGCTGAGAAAATCTTATTAGAGGATGAAGCAGCTATTGCTCCAATGTATCAAAGGTCTCGTGCTTACTTGGAAAATCCGAAATTAGAGGGTGTGTTATTCCACAAAGTTGGACCAGAGCGCTCTTATAAATGGGCAGAGTTTAAGTAAGCGGGTTTAATACCTATATGAAGAGGAGGGTGTATGCACTAGAAGCATATACTCTCCTTTTTCCCTGCTAAGGGAGTAAAAGTCTGAATTGATTGAATTTATAAAACAATAAAAAGATTTTATTGAAAAACAGTAAAGGAGGGCTTCCGATGGCAAAGTTTGTTTTTAAAAGGTTAATCTATATGATTATCACTTTATTAATTATTGCAACACTCACATTCTTCTTAATGAAGCTCCTGCCAGGATCGCCACTTAAAAACCAAGAAAAACTAAGTCCGGCTCAGCAAGAAATTATTCTTGATAAGTACGGATTAAATGACCCTCTTCCCGTTCAATACGCTAATTATATGACAAACTTATTTAAAGGAGACTTAGGTTTATCTTTTCAGTATGATAACCGCCCGGTTACAAAAATGATTGGTGAACGTATCGGCCCCTCCGCGTATTTAGGTTTTCAGGCTGTTGTGTTTGGAACAATTGTTGGGATTATTTTAGGATTAATTGCAGCAATCAGACAAAATAGCATCTTAGACTATGCGGCTACAACAATTGCTGTCTTAGGCATATCGATCCCATCCTTTGTATTTGCTGGATTATTGCAATATTATTTTGCAGTAAAATACCCGATTTTTCCAGTAGCTGCGTGGGAAGGATTTGAATATACAATACTTCCGACCATTGCTTTATCGGTATTCGTTATCGCTACGGTAGCCCGATACATGCGATCTGAACTACTGGAAGTGTTAAGTTCAGATTATATTATGCTGGCACGAGCAAAGGGAATTAGCTCTTTCAATATTATGGTGAAACATGCTTTGCGAAATGCCTTAATTCCTATTATTACGTTATTAGGACCTTTAGCAGTCAATATTATGACAGGTTCACTCGTTATTGAGAACATCTTTGGTATTCCCGGCATTGGTCAGCAGTTTGTCCGCTCAATTATGACCAATGATTTTACAGTCATTATGGGTGTAACTCTCTTTTATAGCGTGTTATTTATTGTCGTTGTCTTTATTGTTGACATTCTTTATGGTGTGATCGATCCACGTATTCGATTAAGTGGAGGGAAGAAATAATGAGCACAGAACAAGCAGAAAGAAAAGTTGAATTGCAAAAAGACCTTTTTCAGCCAGCGGAGAAGCAGGCTTCCCAATCAGAAACGATCAGTCGGCCAAGCTTGAATTTTTGGCAGGATGCCTGGCTACGATTAAAAGGAAATAAAGGAGCTATTGTTGGGTTAATTCTAATCTTGCTATTAGCCTTTATGGCAGTTTTTGGGCCATCTATGAATAAATATACGTATAAGGAACAAAACATTGCCCACGCAAAGTTGCCGCCGAAAGTTCCGGCACTTGCAAATATTGAATGGCTCCCGTTTGATGGAAAGGATAAAGATGGCTTTGATATGTACAAAGCTAAAAATGTAGAAGAATCCTATTGGTTTGGCACAGATGAGCTCGGCCGTGATCTTTGGACAAGAACATGGTATGGTACCCGTATTTCAATTTATATTGGACTATTGGCTGCTGTTATCGACTTTTTTATCGGTATTGCCTATGGAGGGATCTCCGGATTCTATGGTGGACGTGTAGATAACATCATGCAAAGGGTTATTGAAATTTTAATGGGGATTCCTCATTTAATCGTTGTTATTTTGTTCATTCTTGTATTTGAACCAGGAATTTTTTCTATTACGATGGCGATGGTTATTACGGGGTGGGTCAGCATGGCGAGGATTGTCCGTGGACAATTTTTGAAATTAAAAGGTCAGGAGTTTGTTCTTGCCTCACGCACGCTCGGAGCTTCGGGAAATCGGTTGATCTGGAAACATTTAATGCCTAACGTGATGGGACCAATTATCGTTACAACCATGTTTACGATTCCAAATGCTATTTTTACAGAGGCCTTCCTTAGCTTCATCGGCCTTGGTATTCGCCCACCGGAGGCTTCACTCGGTTCTCTCGTAAATGATGGATTCAAATCATTACAGGTGTATCCTCACATGTTGATTATTCCATCCGTTATTATTAGCTTGCTTATTCTGAGTTTTAACTTATTAGCTGATGGCTTGCGTGATGCGCTTGATCCAAAAATGCGGAAATAGTAAATAGGAGGAGAGAATTCGATGGAAAGATTATTAGATGTTCAAAATTTACATGTCTCCTTCGACACGCATGCAGGAGAAGTAAAAGCTGTTCGCGGAGTTGATTTCTACTTGAGAAAAGGCGAAACACTAGCGATCGTAGGAGAATCTGGATCAGGGAAATCAGTCACAACCAAAGCTCTCATGCGCCTAATCCCCAATCCGCCCGGACGGATTAAAGAAGGGAAGATGCTATTTGAGGGAAGAGATTTAGTAAAAATCTCTGAAAAAGAGATGGAAAAGCTACGAGGAAAAGAGATTTCAATGATTTTCCAGGATCCTATGACCTCGCTTAATCCAACGATGACAGTAGGGAAACAAGTAATGGAGCCGCTTCTGAAACATCAAAATATGAAAAAAGAGGCAGCAAAAAAGCGTGCGGTGGAATTGTTGGCGCTTGTTGGACTTCCTAACCCAGAAGCGCGAATGAAGCAGTATCCCCATCAATTTTCGGGAGGGCAGCGTCAACGTGTCGTTATTGCTATTGCCCTTGCTTGTAATCCAAAGATTTTAATTGCCGATGAACCGACAACGGCTCTTGATGTGACGATTCAAGCTCAAATTTTAGAATTAATGAAGGATTTGCAGAAGAAGATTGAAACCTCCATCATTTTTATTACTCACGATCTTGGTGTTGTTGCCAATGTTGCTGACAGGGTAGCGGTTATGTATGGGGGCCAAATTGTTGAAACGGGGACAGTAGATGAAGTCTTTTATGACCCACGTCATCCATATACATGGGGCCTGCTGTCATCCATGCCGAGTTTAGATACGGATGAAGGCGTAGCGTTGCAGGCTATTCCGGGGACGCCTCCAGATTTGTTGAATCCGCCAAAAGGAGATGCATTCGCCTTGCGCAGCAGCTATGCGCTGAAAATTGATTTTGAACAGGAGCCGCCTGTATATCAAGTATCACCTACTCATTTTGTTAAATCGTGGCTGCTCCATCCAAATGCACCAGCCGTGGAGCCACCGTTGAATGTACAGCAAACGCAGCGGCCGATGCTGCAAAATTTTGATAAGCCTGTATTGGTTGGGGGAGGTCGCTGATATGGCTGAAAAGCTACTGGAGATAAAACATTTAAAGCAATACTTTAATGAAGGCAAACCGAATATGGTGAAAGCAGTAGATGATGTATCCTTCGATATTTACCGCGGAGAAACACTCGGATTAGTAGGGGAATCAGGATGCGGGAAGTCAACAACTGGGCGGACAATTATTCGCTTATATGATGCTACTGGGGGACAGGTATTATTTAATGGAAAAGATGTGCACGGCAAGAAGTCGAAAAGAGATTTAAAAGAATTCAACCGTAAGATGCAAATGATCTTCCAAGACCCTTATGCGTCACTTAACCCGCGTATGAAGGTAGCGGATATTATTGCAGAAGGAATCGATATTCATGGTTTGGCAAAAACAAAAAAAGAGAGAATGGATAAAGTATATAGTTTGCTGGAGACGGTCGGCTTGAACCGCGAGCATGCCAATCGCTACCCGCACGAGTTTTCTGGCGGCCAGCGCCAGCGTCTTGGGATTGCACGTGCCCTTGCGGTAGAGCCGGACTTTATCATTGCAGATGAGCCGATTTCAGCGCTGGACGTATCGATTCAAGCGCAAGTTGTGAACTTGATGCAGAAGCTGCAAAAAGAAAAAGGTTTGACGTACTTATTTATTGCACATGATCTGTCAATGGTAAAGTACATCAGTGATCGTATCGGTGTCATGTATTTTGGAAAGCTGGTGGAACTCGCACCAAGCAATGTGCTGTATGAAAAGCCGCTTCATCCGTACACACAGTCTCTGCTTTCAGCTATTCCACTTCCGGATCCGGACTATGAAAGAAATCGTACACGAAAAACATACGACCCAGCGGTTCATAATTATGCTGCCGGTGAAGAAGTAAGAATGAGAGAGATAGCACCGGAGCATTGGGTATACTGCTCTGAAAAAGAGTTTAAACAATACAAGGCAAATTATTAAAAGAAAATGGGCCCTCTGCCCAGTCTATCTATGGCTGGCTTGCAGAGGGCCTCATTTTTTTGAAACAATGACTAACAATATTTAAGTAGTTGTAGATTTTCTGTTTAAAGTAAGTGTAAGAGGATAAAAGATAACGAGACTGGTGAAAAAAGGATAGGAGGGAGGAATAGGTATGGAGAGATGGAAAAAGATAGGAACGGCCGTTCTTCTAACTGGAATGCTTCTTCTTCCTGGAGCAACTGGCACAGCACAGGAAGAAGTGAATTTTAAAGAACGGCCCATACCATCCTTAAACAAAGAAGTTCCAAGCAAAGTGGCGCGCTTCCAAAGCAGGTCTGATTTGCACTTTACTTATCCGGATGCAGTTCGGGGGATTTATGTGACTGGTCACTCAGCAGGAGGGGCTCGGTTTGATAAGCTTCTCAAAATGGTGGAAGCAACGGAATTAAATGCAATGGTCATTGACATAAAGGACGATCATGGAAACCTTACATACAAACCGAAGCGTGACTCTCCATATGAAGGAATCAGCCAGCCGTTTATTAAAGATACGAGAATGCTGCTGGAGAAAATGGAGGAAAAGCAAGTATATCCGATTGCACGCGTGGTTGTTTTTAAGGATACTAACCTGGCAAAAGCCAAGCCGGAATGGTCTTTTACTGAAAATGGGAAGGTATGGTCAAATGGCGGTGGGGAATCTTTCGTCAATCCATTTATGAAAGAAGTATGGGACTACAACGTAGGCATAGCCATTGAGGCAGCAAAAATGGGTTTCCAAGAAGTGCAATTCGATTATGTTCGCTTTCCAGAGGGATTTGAGAAACGGGATAAGCAGCTCATTTACAATCTCGGTGAATATGCAAACTCAAAAGAAGATGCTGTTCATCGACGGGTACAGGCGGTAACAGACTTTGTTCATTATGCGCGAGAAAAACTAAGGCCTTATGGAGTAAAAGTGTCTGTCGATATTTTCGGTTATTCCGCTACGCTGCCGGAAGCTCCTGGAATTGGGCAAAACTTTTCAAAAATTGCCGAGAACGTGGATGTGATTTCTTCAATGGTCTACCCTAGTCATTGGACCTCTTATTTTGGGATTGCCAAACCCGACACGGAACCCTACAAATTAATTACAGAATATGTTAAGGTGGAGAACAAGAAGCTGAAGGAGTTGAAAACTCCACCGCTTTCGAGACCGTGGCTGCAAGACTTTACAGCTTCTTGGCTTGGAACCGGCAATTATCGTCCTTACGGCAAGGCTGAGGTAGAAGCACAAATTCGCGCGTTAAATGAAAATGGCATAAATGAATTTTTATTGTGGAATGCTAGCAATAAGTATACGCAGGATGTGGATTATACACCCTTAAAAAGAAAGGAAGATTAAATGCATTGGTATGAAAAGCTAAATCAATATTTTCCGATTGAAGAAATGAAATCAAGAGAACACATCGAATTACTTTTAGAAGAGCAAAGCGATATTTATCATAAAGATGAAGGCCCTAATCATGTGCTTATTTATGTGGAATTCGATGATTTTATATTTGTTGATTATTTATTTGTATCAAAGAATGCCCGCGGACAGGGGCTTGGCCATAAGCTAATCGACAAGCTAAAAGCAAAAGGGAAAGCGATCATCCTAGAGGTGGAACCGGTTAACTACGAAGATACAGACAGTGAGAAGCGCTTGCGTTTTTATGCGAGAGAGGGATTCAATCATGCTTCAACCATCGGTTACTCCCGTCGTTCCCTCGCTACTAATGAAGTAAACGATATGGAAATTCTTTATTGGACATCAAAGGATGAAACAGAGGAAAAGATCTATGAAAGCATGAAAAAAACGTATCGGCTCATCCATAAGTATAAAGATGAAGAATTGTATGGAGAACCATTTGATCCTGTTCAAGAGGTTTTATCCAGGGATGAAACGAGAGACGAAGATATACTAAAGGAATTAACATAACGAGAGGCAGGTCCCAAATAGAAGGCCAGTTACTGTCAGATTGCATGGTATCCGCTAGTGATTAGAGGGAAACTGGTCGTTTGGGATCTTGTTTTGCTTGTTTAGTAAAACATTTATAAGTGGTTTAAAGGGGAAAAAGAAAGGGTAAAAATAAGAAGTATGTCTATTATTTTAAAATAAAGAGGAAATGAAAAAAATTTGTAATTATTATTACAATGTAATGAAAACTGTATTCATGAGCTGTTCCATCATGTATAATATATATTGTAGCCGGGCATTTGAAATTATTCAAATCGACTGCTTCATGAATGGAGATTCCTCATGAAAGAACAGGTATTATATTTTAATCTTTAAGGAGTGTGTTTGAGGAATGGTTACTTTATATACTTCACCAAGTTGTACTTCCTGCCGCAAAGCAAAAGCATGGTTAGAAGAACACGAAATTCCATACGTTGAAAGAAATATTTTTTCCGAGCCTTTGAGCATCGAAGAAATTAAAGAGATATTACGAATGACAGAAGATGGCACGGATGAAATCATTTCCACACGCTCAAAGATCTTTCAAAAGTTAAATGTAGATCTTGAGGCGCTGCCTCTACAAAATTTATTCGAGCTGATCCAATCTAATCCAGGGCTGCTTCGCCGTCCGATTATTCTGGATGAGAAACGATTACAAGTAGGCTATAACGAGGATGAAATTCGCCGATTCTTGCCAAGAAAAGTGCGTACATTCCAATTGAAGGAAGCGCAACGGCTCGTCAACTAAAGAAGAGAACCTTCATACCGGAAGTATGGGGGTTTTTATTTTTATTTCCGGGTTGTAATTTTTACAAAATTCAGATAGAATAGCGAGACACTCTTTTTATTTTAGAATCATTATATTTTCATTTGCTTTGCGTTTAGCATACAATAGAATCAGGTAGATGTATATCATCAAGCTATTTGGGGCAATGCCTAATAATAAGGGGAGTCGTCCTCAGGTACCCTTAGACGGAAGGGAGAGGTAGTTATGGAAATTGAACGTATTAACGACAACACAGTTAAGTTTTACATTTCATACTTGGATATAGAGGAAAGAGGCTTTGATCGCGAGGAAATTTGGTATAATCGCGAGAGAAGTGAAGAACTTTTTTGGGACATGATGGAAGAAATACATGATGAAGAAGACTTTACAGTCGATGGACCGCTATGGATTCAAGTTCAAGCCTTAGACAAAGGGCTCGAAATATTGGTAACACAAGCGAATCTAACGAAGGATGGTCAACGAATTGAGCTGCCGCTTCCCGGAGATAAGTACCGGGATTTCCCAGTTGACGATCGTTTGGAAGAACTGCTCGATGAACATTTTCAGGCAAATGAAGATGCCGAAGCGAAAGAGCCTATGCTGGAATTTATGCTTTCATTTAATGATTTTGAGGATCTCATACAATTAAGCAAGCGGACAGATCTAGATGAGCTGTCAACA is from Bacillus sp. PK3_68 and encodes:
- the spxA gene encoding transcriptional regulator SpxA gives rise to the protein MVTLYTSPSCTSCRKAKAWLEEHEIPYVERNIFSEPLSIEEIKEILRMTEDGTDEIISTRSKIFQKLNVDLEALPLQNLFELIQSNPGLLRRPIILDEKRLQVGYNEDEIRRFLPRKVRTFQLKEAQRLVN
- a CDS encoding GNAT family N-acetyltransferase; this translates as MHWYEKLNQYFPIEEMKSREHIELLLEEQSDIYHKDEGPNHVLIYVEFDDFIFVDYLFVSKNARGQGLGHKLIDKLKAKGKAIILEVEPVNYEDTDSEKRLRFYAREGFNHASTIGYSRRSLATNEVNDMEILYWTSKDETEEKIYESMKKTYRLIHKYKDEELYGEPFDPVQEVLSRDETRDEDILKELT
- a CDS encoding ABC transporter ATP-binding protein; amino-acid sequence: MERLLDVQNLHVSFDTHAGEVKAVRGVDFYLRKGETLAIVGESGSGKSVTTKALMRLIPNPPGRIKEGKMLFEGRDLVKISEKEMEKLRGKEISMIFQDPMTSLNPTMTVGKQVMEPLLKHQNMKKEAAKKRAVELLALVGLPNPEARMKQYPHQFSGGQRQRVVIAIALACNPKILIADEPTTALDVTIQAQILELMKDLQKKIETSIIFITHDLGVVANVADRVAVMYGGQIVETGTVDEVFYDPRHPYTWGLLSSMPSLDTDEGVALQAIPGTPPDLLNPPKGDAFALRSSYALKIDFEQEPPVYQVSPTHFVKSWLLHPNAPAVEPPLNVQQTQRPMLQNFDKPVLVGGGR
- the opp3b gene encoding oligopeptide ABC transporter permease, giving the protein MAKFVFKRLIYMIITLLIIATLTFFLMKLLPGSPLKNQEKLSPAQQEIILDKYGLNDPLPVQYANYMTNLFKGDLGLSFQYDNRPVTKMIGERIGPSAYLGFQAVVFGTIVGIILGLIAAIRQNSILDYAATTIAVLGISIPSFVFAGLLQYYFAVKYPIFPVAAWEGFEYTILPTIALSVFVIATVARYMRSELLEVLSSDYIMLARAKGISSFNIMVKHALRNALIPIITLLGPLAVNIMTGSLVIENIFGIPGIGQQFVRSIMTNDFTVIMGVTLFYSVLFIVVVFIVDILYGVIDPRIRLSGGKK
- a CDS encoding DUF3899 domain-containing protein, whose protein sequence is MKFFQRFLIISTCIIILSVVYALFSSVFFRSFLDFAFLSSLFSVTAGAFLFVLEGGFFNSIGHSFKLFRKSTKEGKYIAEFDDLDHTNSLYEEHSKKRSYQWTYPLLTGGGWIVLVTFVLALISSS
- a CDS encoding putative glycoside hydrolase, translated to MERWKKIGTAVLLTGMLLLPGATGTAQEEVNFKERPIPSLNKEVPSKVARFQSRSDLHFTYPDAVRGIYVTGHSAGGARFDKLLKMVEATELNAMVIDIKDDHGNLTYKPKRDSPYEGISQPFIKDTRMLLEKMEEKQVYPIARVVVFKDTNLAKAKPEWSFTENGKVWSNGGGESFVNPFMKEVWDYNVGIAIEAAKMGFQEVQFDYVRFPEGFEKRDKQLIYNLGEYANSKEDAVHRRVQAVTDFVHYAREKLRPYGVKVSVDIFGYSATLPEAPGIGQNFSKIAENVDVISSMVYPSHWTSYFGIAKPDTEPYKLITEYVKVENKKLKELKTPPLSRPWLQDFTASWLGTGNYRPYGKAEVEAQIRALNENGINEFLLWNASNKYTQDVDYTPLKRKED
- the mecA gene encoding adaptor protein MecA encodes the protein MEIERINDNTVKFYISYLDIEERGFDREEIWYNRERSEELFWDMMEEIHDEEDFTVDGPLWIQVQALDKGLEILVTQANLTKDGQRIELPLPGDKYRDFPVDDRLEELLDEHFQANEDAEAKEPMLEFMLSFNDFEDLIQLSKRTDLDELSTQLYAYNNKYYLFVEFPEGTLDEEKVENTLSLLLEYTDESGVTVHRLQEYGTCVMESDVFETVRKYFN
- a CDS encoding peptide ABC transporter substrate-binding protein, which codes for MKMKKKSYAIFLVLLLAMSTFLAACGGGGNDSKEKGGSGGEGSDKSDNVLNLTETQDIPSMDSALATDTVSFTTLNSTMEGLYRLGKDDEAVDGVADGEPQVSEDGKTWTFKLRDAKWSNGEPVTANDFVFAWRKALDPNTAAEYAYIMYDIKNAQAVNEGKMKPEELGVKAVNDKTLEVQLQNPVPYFKELLTFGTFLPQNEKYVKEQGDKYGLEADTTLYNGPFILDQWKHEDKFVLKKNPNYWDADTVKLNQINTKIVKDTQTDVNLFESGDADLIKLSSEFVDKYRENEGFFTVKESSVFFIRMNQTKSEWLKNVDARKAIAMGFDKKGITDVLLNNGSVVADFFVPEEFAKGPDGKDFRESAGKYLKTNTKEAKKHWEAAKKAIGQDTVTLELLNYDDDLSKKVGEYIKEELEKNLDGLTVNLKQQPFKQKLDLETKMDYQMSLGGWGADYLDPMTYLDMYVTGGAHNQQGFSNKEYDKLIQEGKTTLLLEPEKRWEALIKAEKILLEDEAAIAPMYQRSRAYLENPKLEGVLFHKVGPERSYKWAEFK
- a CDS encoding ATP-binding cassette domain-containing protein, translating into MAEKLLEIKHLKQYFNEGKPNMVKAVDDVSFDIYRGETLGLVGESGCGKSTTGRTIIRLYDATGGQVLFNGKDVHGKKSKRDLKEFNRKMQMIFQDPYASLNPRMKVADIIAEGIDIHGLAKTKKERMDKVYSLLETVGLNREHANRYPHEFSGGQRQRLGIARALAVEPDFIIADEPISALDVSIQAQVVNLMQKLQKEKGLTYLFIAHDLSMVKYISDRIGVMYFGKLVELAPSNVLYEKPLHPYTQSLLSAIPLPDPDYERNRTRKTYDPAVHNYAAGEEVRMREIAPEHWVYCSEKEFKQYKANY
- the trpS gene encoding tryptophan--tRNA ligase — its product is MMKTIFSGIQPSGTITLGNYIGALKQFTELQDDYNCYFCIVDQHAITVPQDRLKLRQNIRSLAALYIAVGIDPKKATLFIQSEVPAHAQAGWMLQCVAYIGELERMTQFKDKSAGKEAVSAGLLTYPPLMAADILLYGADLVPVGEDQKQHLELTRDLAERFNRKYNDIFTIPEVRIPKSGARVMSLQDPAKKMSKSDPNAKAFISLLDDPKQIEKKIKSAVTDSDGIVKFDKESKPGLSNLLSIYSVLGELSIEDIEKRYEGKGYGDFKAGLAEVVVRHLEPIQKRYYELLDSEELDLILDEGAAKANQVAGKMLKKMENAMGLGRKKK
- the opp3C gene encoding oligopeptide ABC transporter permease, which translates into the protein MSTEQAERKVELQKDLFQPAEKQASQSETISRPSLNFWQDAWLRLKGNKGAIVGLILILLLAFMAVFGPSMNKYTYKEQNIAHAKLPPKVPALANIEWLPFDGKDKDGFDMYKAKNVEESYWFGTDELGRDLWTRTWYGTRISIYIGLLAAVIDFFIGIAYGGISGFYGGRVDNIMQRVIEILMGIPHLIVVILFILVFEPGIFSITMAMVITGWVSMARIVRGQFLKLKGQEFVLASRTLGASGNRLIWKHLMPNVMGPIIVTTMFTIPNAIFTEAFLSFIGLGIRPPEASLGSLVNDGFKSLQVYPHMLIIPSVIISLLILSFNLLADGLRDALDPKMRK